The following DNA comes from Chitinophaga nivalis.
TCCTGTCCGGTTACCAGTACGGAAGTAGGGTAGTAGTAGTTGATATCCTCGTTACCAGGATTGGAAATACCGTTGAACACTTCCATTGGCCACAACCAGGAACTGAACCAGGTATCCAGGCAATCCTCGTCCTGGTACATGTCTGCGGCGGTGAGGGTAATGTTCCGGGCAGCAAATTGCTGTACGGCTTCTTCGGCAGTAGCGGCTACTTCAAAAGTACCATCCGGTGCGTACCAGGCTGGGATTTGTTGTCCCCACCACAGTTGGCGGGAGATACACCAGTCTTTTACGTTTTCCATCCAGTATTTGTAGGTAGCGAGGAAGCGATCACCCGGGTGGATTTTTACGTCTCCGTTTACAACGGCGTCCAGTGCGGGTTTAGCCATTTCTGCCATCTTCACAAACCACTGTGTAGAGATACGGGGTTCTACTACGGTATCCGGATTACGTTGGCTGTAACCAAGGCGAGTCGTGTATTCCTGTTCTTTTTCCAGCAGGCCGGCCTCATCGAGGGCAGCAATCACTTTTTTCCGGGCAACGAAGCGGTCTTCGCCTACAAATACAACGGCGGCAGCACTGAGGGTACCGTCATCGTTTAAGGTATCTATTATTTCCAGGTTGTGTTTCAGACCCAGGTTATAGTCATTGATATCGTGTGCAGGCGTCACTTTCAGTGCACCTGTACCGAATTCCTTGTCCACATAAGTGTCGAAGATTACCGGTACCGGGCGGTTTACCAGCGGTACAACGGCAAAGTGACCTTTCAGGTGGGCATATCTTTCATCTTCCGGATTCACACAGATAGCGCTATCGCCCATGATGGTTTCCGGACGTTGCGTAGCAATGGTGATGTATTCGCCGGTAGGTTGGCCATCGGCATTGGTGATGGCATATTTTACGTGATAGAGTTTACCCTGCAGGTCTTTGTATTCCACTTCTTCATCACTCAGGGCCGTTTTGGCTTTAGGATCCCAGTTGATCATACGCGCACCGCGGTAGATAACTCCTTTACGATACAGGTCAATGAAAACACGGATCACGGCTTTGTAGTAGTGATCATCCATGGTGAAGGTAACCCGGTCCCAGTCGCAGGAGCAGCCCAGCTTTTTGATCTGGTGGTAGATGATATCTCCGTATTTTTCTTTCCATTCGAAAGCATATTTGAGAAACTCCTGACGGGAAAGCTGTGATTTTTCAATGCCTTTTTCCCGTTTGAGCATGTCTACCACTTTGGCTTCTGTAGCAATGGAGGCATGGTCGGAACCCGGTACCCAGCAGGCGTTGAACCCGCTCATACGGGCACGGCGCACCAGGATATCCTGTACGGTTTCGTTGAGAGTATGGCCAAGATGTAAGACCCCGGTGACGTTAGGAGGGGGGATGACTACAGTAAAAGGCTGGCGGTGATCCGGCGTAGAGCGGAAATAACCTTTGTCCATCCAGTGTTGGTACCATTTTTCTTCAACCGTTGCAGGCAGGTAATTTTTCGAAAGTTCCATGCTATATGCTATATATTGTATAATAAGGCTGCAAAAATAGGTGAATTTTGATATTTTGCTATTTTGTTTCCCGAAAGGAGGGGCGCGTTGGCCGGCCTTCCGGGGCAGCTGTCATGCTAAGTGTTTACGCCATCCCTGCAATTACTTCGCAGGTTTTGTTAACCATTTCAGGAGTGATGTCCAGGTGAGTGACCATCCGTACCTGCGTCGCAGAAATCGGCATTACCAGTATATCTGCTTTTTTGAGATGCTGGGCAAATGCAGCAGGCGTCCAGTCGCCCGTTATTTCAAAAATAAGGATATTGGTTTCTACCGGTAACATATGACCGGTAAAACTTTGTTCGAGCAGGGCATGTGCAATTTGTTTGGCATGCTGGTGATCTGCTTCGAGCCGGGCGAGGTTATGTTCCATGGCATAGATGCCGGTAGCTGCCATGAAGCCGGCCTGCCGTAATCCGCCCCCAAATTTCTTGCGAATCCGCCGCGCTGCCTTGATAAATTCATGACTGCCCAGCAATACAGAGCCCATCGGGCATCCCATACCTTTATTCAGGCATACGGAGATGCTGTCGAATAATTGTCCGTAAGCGACGGGAGACTGCCCTGTAGCCACCAGGGCGTTGAACAGGCGGGCGCCATCCAGGTGGAGGGCGAGGCCATGTTCCTGGCAGACGGCTTTAATCTTTACCATTTCTTCCCAGTCATAGCAACAGCCACCACCGCGGTTCGCGGTATTTTCCAGGCATACAAGGCTGGTGCGGGCTTTATGTACGTCATCCGGATTGA
Coding sequences within:
- a CDS encoding valine--tRNA ligase, which encodes MELSKNYLPATVEEKWYQHWMDKGYFRSTPDHRQPFTVVIPPPNVTGVLHLGHTLNETVQDILVRRARMSGFNACWVPGSDHASIATEAKVVDMLKREKGIEKSQLSRQEFLKYAFEWKEKYGDIIYHQIKKLGCSCDWDRVTFTMDDHYYKAVIRVFIDLYRKGVIYRGARMINWDPKAKTALSDEEVEYKDLQGKLYHVKYAITNADGQPTGEYITIATQRPETIMGDSAICVNPEDERYAHLKGHFAVVPLVNRPVPVIFDTYVDKEFGTGALKVTPAHDINDYNLGLKHNLEIIDTLNDDGTLSAAAVVFVGEDRFVARKKVIAALDEAGLLEKEQEYTTRLGYSQRNPDTVVEPRISTQWFVKMAEMAKPALDAVVNGDVKIHPGDRFLATYKYWMENVKDWCISRQLWWGQQIPAWYAPDGTFEVAATAEEAVQQFAARNITLTAADMYQDEDCLDTWFSSWLWPMEVFNGISNPGNEDINYYYPTSVLVTGQDIIFFWVARMIMSGLEYKQERPFQDVYFTGMVRDKQGRKMSKQLGNSPDLLELIRDFGADAVRFGIMISSPAGNDLLYDNASCEQGRNFCNKIWNALKLVKMWEQRQEDDSAQPAAASHFAVNWFQSRLSQVQQDVAALHKNFRLSEGLKAIYSLVWDDFCGWYLEWVKPGFEQPIPASVYQQTVGFFEQLMQILHPYMPFITEEIYQQLTSRAEADVLMMKQFTTPAAPVQALLVEGTLAQEVISSIRDARNKHQIKPKDPIVLHIETKHQHAFQRIEDILSKQVNTKAIHYVQEPVPGCITLVIQKDKFYLGTETELDTAAQKDSLLKDLEYLQGFLVSVEKKLSNERFVQNAKPEVVEAERQKKADAEAKILVITESLKSL
- a CDS encoding threonine aldolase family protein, with the translated sequence MIDFRSDTFTRPGPGMLQAMLQAETGDDVFGEDPSVNQLEAMMAAYFGKAAALYCPSGTMSNQIAIKVHTVPGDEVICSHLAHVYIYEGGGIAFNAGAQVHPIIGSRGMITAAEVLAAINPDDVHKARTSLVCLENTANRGGGCCYDWEEMVKIKAVCQEHGLALHLDGARLFNALVATGQSPVAYGQLFDSISVCLNKGMGCPMGSVLLGSHEFIKAARRIRKKFGGGLRQAGFMAATGIYAMEHNLARLEADHQHAKQIAHALLEQSFTGHMLPVETNILIFEITGDWTPAAFAQHLKKADILVMPISATQVRMVTHLDITPEMVNKTCEVIAGMA